Proteins from a single region of Sporosarcina sp. P33:
- the prfB gene encoding peptide chain release factor 2 (programmed frameshift): MELSDVRNELDKTAKKLADFRGSLDLENKEASMQEFDEMMLEPGFWDDQDAAQKVISQSNALKDIVGEYKDLNDTQENLEMTLELLREEADEELQDELISELKEFKRRMDKFDLQMLLSDEFDKNSAVLEIHSGAGGTESQDWASMLLRMYTRWAEQHGFKVETLDYQAGDEAGVKSVTLGIKGHNAYGYLKAEKGVHRLVRISPFDSSGRRHTSFSSIEVMPEFEGDIELDLKAEDIKIDTYRSSGAGGQHVNTTDSAVRMTHIPTGAVVTCQTERSQIKNRERAMNLLKAKIYQIRVEEEEARLADIRGEQKEIGWGSQIRSYVFHPYSMVKDHRTNEETGNVSSVMDGEIDQFINAYLRSRIS, from the exons ATGGAATTATCCGATGTTCGGAACGAGCTCGACAAAACAGCTAAGAAATTAGCGGACTTTAGGGGGTCTCTT GACTTAGAAAACAAAGAGGCCAGTATGCAGGAATTTGACGAAATGATGCTGGAGCCGGGCTTCTGGGATGACCAGGATGCCGCGCAGAAAGTTATTTCGCAGTCCAATGCATTAAAAGATATTGTCGGCGAATATAAAGATTTGAACGACACGCAAGAAAACTTGGAAATGACGCTTGAACTGCTTCGTGAAGAAGCGGATGAAGAGCTGCAGGACGAACTCATTTCCGAATTAAAAGAGTTCAAAAGACGAATGGATAAATTCGATCTGCAAATGCTGTTAAGCGATGAATTCGATAAAAATAGTGCAGTACTTGAGATTCACTCAGGCGCCGGCGGTACCGAGTCCCAGGACTGGGCATCGATGCTGCTTCGCATGTACACTCGCTGGGCAGAGCAGCATGGCTTCAAAGTCGAAACACTCGATTACCAGGCCGGTGATGAAGCAGGCGTGAAGTCTGTCACACTCGGAATTAAAGGGCATAATGCATACGGCTATCTGAAAGCGGAGAAAGGTGTTCACCGGTTAGTTCGGATTTCACCATTCGATTCTTCAGGCAGACGCCATACGTCATTCTCTTCCATTGAAGTGATGCCGGAATTTGAAGGCGATATTGAGTTGGATCTGAAGGCTGAAGATATCAAAATTGACACATACCGCTCAAGCGGTGCCGGCGGACAGCACGTCAACACGACGGATTCTGCTGTGCGTATGACGCATATCCCGACAGGCGCTGTCGTTACGTGTCAGACAGAACGTTCGCAGATCAAGAACCGTGAGCGTGCGATGAATTTATTGAAGGCGAAGATTTATCAGATTCGTGTCGAAGAAGAAGAAGCGCGTCTTGCGGATATCCGCGGCGAGCAAAAAGAAATCGGCTGGGGCAGCCAGATCCGCTCCTACGTCTTCCACCCGTATTCCATGGTGAAGGACCACCGTACCAATGAAGAGACAGGAAACGTCAGTTCCGTCATGGACGGCGAAATCGACCAGTTCATCAACGCATACTTGCGTTCACGAATTTCCTGA
- the cccB gene encoding cytochrome c551, which yields MKNKLLATLFGAALVLGACGGGNDNASEPADDATNDNGAATTDVDAEAVVQQSCASCHGGNLEGGAGPALEDVGSRLSEEEIHDVIVNGKGAMPPGIIKGEEADAVAAWLAEKK from the coding sequence ATGAAGAATAAACTATTGGCTACACTCTTCGGAGCGGCACTAGTACTCGGCGCTTGCGGCGGGGGCAACGATAACGCTTCTGAACCAGCAGACGACGCAACAAACGACAACGGCGCAGCAACTACTGATGTAGATGCAGAAGCAGTTGTACAGCAAAGCTGTGCATCATGTCACGGTGGAAACTTAGAAGGCGGAGCAGGTCCTGCACTTGAGGACGTTGGTTCTAGACTTTCTGAAGAAGAAATCCATGATGTCATCGTAAACGGTAAAGGTGCTATGCCTCCTGGTATTATCAAAGGCGAAGAAGCAGACGCAGTTGCTGCTTGGTTAGCTGAAAAGAAATAA
- the ftsE gene encoding cell division ATP-binding protein FtsE: protein MIVMKNVYKKYPNGVIASNGIHVEIAKGEFVYVVGPSGAGKSTFIKMMYREEVPTSGQIYFNNTELTKMQRKDVPYLRRQIGVVFQDFKLLPKLTVYENIAYALEVIEESPSVIRQKVTEVLKLVGLTKKMRMFPNELSGGEQQRVSIARSIVNQPRLVIADEPTGNLDPETSWEIMKIFERINAQGTTVIMATHNKEIVDKLKHRVIQIEGGLITRDEYEGEYSNEI from the coding sequence ATGATTGTGATGAAAAATGTATACAAAAAATACCCGAATGGTGTTATTGCCTCTAACGGAATCCATGTCGAGATTGCAAAAGGCGAATTTGTCTATGTCGTCGGACCAAGCGGGGCAGGTAAATCCACCTTCATCAAGATGATGTATCGGGAAGAAGTTCCTACCAGCGGACAAATTTACTTCAACAATACGGAACTGACAAAAATGCAAAGAAAAGATGTGCCTTATTTAAGGCGGCAAATTGGCGTAGTGTTTCAGGATTTTAAATTGCTGCCGAAACTGACTGTCTACGAAAATATCGCGTATGCGCTGGAAGTGATTGAAGAATCGCCAAGCGTCATTCGTCAAAAAGTGACAGAAGTTTTGAAGTTAGTGGGACTAACTAAGAAAATGAGAATGTTTCCAAATGAACTGTCAGGCGGGGAACAGCAGCGCGTATCGATTGCACGGTCGATCGTCAATCAGCCGAGGCTGGTCATTGCCGACGAACCGACGGGAAACTTGGATCCGGAGACTTCATGGGAGATCATGAAGATTTTTGAACGGATAAATGCGCAAGGAACAACGGTCATCATGGCTACGCACAATAAAGAAATTGTAGATAAACTAAAACATCGGGTCATTCAGATAGAAGGCGGACTCATCACACGGGATGAGTACGAAGGAGAGTACTCCAATGAAATCTAG
- the ftsX gene encoding permease-like cell division protein FtsX translates to MKSRTVRRHIRESFKSLSRNGWMTFASVSAVTVTLLLIGVFVIIMMNLNQLADNIENDVEIKVVAEQEATKEQVQELLKEVKETPGVAEVKYSSSEQELNQMIQSFGEEFALYKQDNPLGDALYIKADDPKKTASIAKEISTYKYTYDVEYGEGKVEKLFNVLKIGRNVGLILILALLFTAMFLISNTIRLTIVARRTEIDIMKLVGATDSFVRIPFMLEGVWLGIFGAVIPIALMTTFYSQLYTFWEGRLQNELFHLLDPSPFLLQLNGLLLFVAVFIGVWGSFMSVRKFLRS, encoded by the coding sequence ATGAAATCTAGAACAGTACGGCGTCATATTCGGGAAAGTTTCAAAAGTCTCAGCCGAAATGGCTGGATGACGTTTGCATCGGTGAGCGCAGTAACGGTTACATTACTGCTAATCGGCGTATTTGTCATCATTATGATGAACTTGAATCAACTGGCGGATAATATCGAGAACGACGTGGAGATCAAAGTAGTTGCAGAGCAGGAAGCAACGAAAGAGCAGGTCCAGGAGCTGCTGAAAGAAGTGAAAGAGACCCCGGGAGTGGCCGAGGTCAAATATTCTTCAAGTGAACAGGAACTCAATCAGATGATTCAATCATTTGGTGAAGAGTTTGCGCTCTATAAGCAGGACAACCCTCTCGGCGATGCGTTATATATAAAAGCGGATGATCCGAAGAAAACGGCATCCATCGCAAAAGAAATCAGCACGTATAAATACACTTACGACGTGGAGTACGGAGAAGGTAAAGTAGAAAAGCTCTTTAATGTGCTGAAGATAGGCCGCAATGTTGGGCTGATTTTAATACTGGCACTATTATTTACGGCTATGTTCCTCATATCGAATACGATTCGTCTTACTATTGTGGCGAGACGCACAGAAATCGATATTATGAAACTGGTCGGCGCAACAGATAGTTTTGTACGGATTCCCTTCATGCTCGAAGGAGTGTGGCTTGGGATATTTGGTGCGGTCATACCAATAGCTTTAATGACAACATTTTATTCACAATTGTATACGTTTTGGGAAGGACGGCTGCAGAATGAATTATTCCATTTGCTTGATCCTTCACCATTCTTATTACAATTAAACGGCTTGCTGCTGTTCGTCGCCGTCTTCATCGGCGTATGGGGCAGCTTTATGTCAGTCAGAAAGTTTTTAAGATCCTGA
- a CDS encoding murein hydrolase activator EnvC, with protein sequence MRKKHRMISSVLAACLLTATVGSTDVFAESLKDLQNEKKAAETKKKNLDSTIQKKEIQIQEKQSQVDVLISQIKKLNDKIEETNQNMDRIIEEMNKTKLEIDELQASIKELEIRIEQRDQVLRERVKVMQVKGSKVSYLDVLLGANSFADFIDRFSAVTTLMDADRKIIQQQEEDMAQLEEEKKLVEQKLAEQEERRQKIQAMKDELLEKKLEKRDVVNELEKSQEKLSSEKGQLEEEYSNTVEFSKELEQKIVAEQERLAEVARKEQAKKLRLQQKQAAAQGGSAAYSGEIPAVSSGTWTKPTSGTLSSGFGWRIHPITKVKKQHRGIDFSAPTGTPVVSAADGVVSYAGSMEGFGNVVMITHSVKGKILTTVYAHLSSIGTSSGTTVDKGQSIGAVGSTGLSTGPHLHFEVHVGNFSATGPSAVNPLHYVSF encoded by the coding sequence TTGAGAAAGAAACATCGAATGATATCAAGTGTCCTCGCTGCTTGTCTGCTTACCGCAACGGTCGGCAGTACAGATGTATTCGCAGAGTCTCTGAAAGATCTGCAGAATGAGAAAAAGGCAGCAGAAACAAAAAAGAAAAATTTAGATTCTACTATTCAGAAAAAAGAAATACAAATACAGGAGAAGCAGTCGCAAGTCGATGTGCTGATCAGTCAAATCAAAAAGCTGAACGACAAAATTGAAGAAACCAATCAAAATATGGATCGCATCATCGAAGAGATGAATAAGACCAAATTAGAGATTGATGAGCTTCAGGCTTCTATTAAAGAGCTGGAGATTCGTATTGAACAGCGTGATCAAGTATTGCGTGAACGTGTCAAGGTCATGCAAGTCAAAGGAAGTAAAGTCAGCTATTTGGACGTGCTTCTTGGCGCAAACAGCTTTGCGGATTTCATCGACCGCTTCTCGGCAGTAACGACTCTGATGGATGCGGACAGGAAAATTATTCAGCAGCAGGAAGAAGATATGGCACAACTGGAAGAGGAAAAGAAGCTGGTTGAGCAGAAATTGGCTGAACAAGAAGAACGCCGGCAAAAAATCCAGGCTATGAAAGATGAGTTACTGGAAAAGAAACTTGAAAAACGAGATGTCGTTAACGAATTGGAAAAGAGTCAGGAAAAACTTTCCAGTGAAAAAGGCCAGCTGGAAGAAGAATACAGTAATACTGTGGAATTCAGCAAGGAGCTGGAACAGAAAATCGTTGCTGAGCAGGAGCGTTTAGCTGAAGTGGCAAGGAAAGAACAGGCGAAAAAGCTGCGCTTGCAGCAGAAACAAGCGGCAGCACAGGGCGGTTCAGCAGCTTACTCCGGTGAAATTCCGGCAGTTTCGAGCGGAACATGGACAAAGCCAACCAGCGGCACATTGAGTTCAGGGTTTGGCTGGCGGATTCACCCGATAACGAAAGTGAAGAAGCAGCACCGTGGAATAGATTTTAGCGCACCAACAGGCACACCGGTTGTATCCGCAGCTGACGGTGTCGTATCGTACGCGGGCAGCATGGAAGGCTTTGGAAATGTAGTAATGATTACTCACTCCGTAAAAGGCAAGATTTTAACGACTGTTTATGCACACCTATCTTCAATTGGCACAAGCTCAGGAACGACTGTCGATAAAGGCCAGTCGATTGGAGCGGTCGGTTCGACAGGTTTATCTACAGGTCCGCATCTTCATTTTGAAGTGCATGTAGGAAACTTTTCCGCCACAGGTCCGAGCGCAGTCAACCCGTTGCATTATGTATCTTTTTAA
- a CDS encoding peroxiredoxin codes for MSKKTLGYIITALLVGTLIFIMVQNMAGKPDPSPTQIIKVDDEATPGEEGLEQYSPAPEFTLETLAGETVTLSALKGKKVILNFWATWCPPCKAEMPHMQKFYSKLTDEDQVELIAVNVTESEKLGVNEVKKFVDSYHLSFPIPLDETAKVTQLYGVFSMPTTFMIDTEGRIAQKIIGPLDEKALHDLVDSMD; via the coding sequence GTGAGTAAGAAAACGCTTGGGTATATTATTACGGCTTTGCTCGTCGGTACGCTGATCTTCATCATGGTGCAAAACATGGCGGGGAAGCCGGATCCTTCGCCGACGCAGATTATAAAAGTGGATGACGAAGCGACGCCGGGAGAAGAAGGACTGGAGCAATATTCACCGGCACCAGAATTTACGCTCGAAACACTTGCAGGTGAAACGGTTACACTTTCCGCGCTGAAAGGAAAAAAAGTCATTTTGAATTTCTGGGCGACATGGTGTCCGCCATGCAAAGCAGAAATGCCGCATATGCAGAAGTTTTATTCAAAATTGACGGATGAAGATCAAGTGGAACTGATTGCGGTGAACGTCACGGAATCAGAGAAGCTCGGTGTCAATGAAGTCAAAAAGTTTGTGGATTCATATCATTTAAGCTTCCCGATTCCGCTGGACGAAACAGCTAAAGTCACACAGCTGTATGGCGTGTTTTCTATGCCGACAACGTTCATGATCGATACGGAAGGCCGCATTGCGCAAAAGATTATCGGCCCGCTCGATGAAAAAGCCTTGCATGATTTAGTCGATTCCATGGACTGA
- a CDS encoding S41 family peptidase, with amino-acid sequence MLLLIGIVWLNGCGKKDSAQPQSVSNLPVVDEVFEKIQERAVYPVKKDELIEGALRGMTDTIGDPYSTYLTEQEAESHRESLAGSRVGIGAEVTRTNGKYIIVAPIKGGPAEKAGLQPYDEIVRVNGERLEGETLRDVVNLIRGKKGTEVKLTIFRPEADKHMEYAIMRDHMPVQSVAHDLIKERGAKLGYIALSMFGEETAKEWQKATSDVIKKGAQAIIIDVRGNPGGYLKAVSEISSSLLEEDRAFVVMQDAAGNLSPVVTEKNEELSFNERLKHIPIVVVQDVGSASASEVLSAAIKDLKRGAIIGTTSFGKGTVQETMELSNGGELKLSTNKWLTPKEKWIHGKGVEADIEVKQHPLFTEHLQMVTETLKEGHFTEEVAYAQRMLKALGHKPGRTDGYFDSDTADAVHAFRIDREIKEGYDMDREFFTALKTAAEEYRAEEKNDKQLRMAVDYLVNELAK; translated from the coding sequence ATGTTACTGCTGATCGGCATTGTATGGCTGAACGGCTGCGGCAAGAAAGACTCTGCACAGCCACAGTCGGTCAGTAATTTGCCCGTGGTGGATGAGGTGTTTGAAAAGATTCAGGAGAGGGCCGTTTACCCGGTCAAAAAGGACGAGCTGATCGAAGGGGCATTGCGCGGCATGACCGATACGATCGGTGATCCGTACTCGACCTATCTGACAGAGCAGGAAGCGGAGTCCCACCGTGAATCGCTGGCGGGGTCGCGTGTCGGCATCGGAGCGGAAGTGACGCGGACGAACGGCAAGTATATTATCGTGGCGCCAATTAAAGGCGGACCGGCCGAGAAAGCAGGATTGCAGCCGTATGATGAAATTGTGCGTGTGAACGGAGAAAGATTAGAAGGGGAAACTCTTCGTGATGTGGTGAATTTGATTCGCGGGAAAAAAGGAACTGAAGTGAAATTGACAATTTTCCGGCCGGAAGCGGATAAACATATGGAGTACGCAATAATGCGCGATCATATGCCGGTTCAGTCGGTTGCACATGATCTGATTAAAGAACGTGGTGCTAAGCTCGGATACATAGCACTCAGCATGTTCGGAGAAGAGACAGCGAAAGAATGGCAGAAAGCAACGTCGGACGTGATCAAAAAAGGAGCACAGGCAATTATTATCGATGTGCGAGGGAATCCGGGCGGCTACTTAAAAGCGGTATCCGAAATCTCAAGCAGCTTACTGGAAGAAGACCGTGCATTTGTAGTTATGCAGGATGCTGCCGGCAACTTATCACCTGTAGTCACTGAAAAGAACGAGGAACTTTCATTCAATGAACGGTTGAAGCATATTCCGATTGTCGTTGTACAAGATGTCGGCAGTGCATCGGCGAGTGAAGTCTTGAGTGCAGCGATCAAAGATCTGAAACGGGGAGCCATCATCGGGACGACAAGTTTTGGAAAAGGAACTGTCCAGGAGACGATGGAATTATCTAACGGCGGTGAATTGAAGCTGTCGACGAATAAATGGCTGACACCGAAAGAAAAGTGGATCCACGGAAAAGGTGTAGAGGCAGATATTGAAGTGAAACAGCATCCGTTATTTACAGAGCATCTGCAAATGGTGACAGAAACTTTGAAGGAAGGTCACTTTACAGAAGAAGTTGCCTATGCGCAGCGTATGCTTAAAGCTCTCGGCCATAAACCCGGACGGACTGACGGATACTTCGACAGTGACACAGCAGATGCGGTACATGCATTCCGTATTGACCGCGAAATTAAAGAAGGTTATGATATGGACCGTGAATTCTTTACTGCGCTGAAAACTGCCGCGGAAGAATACCGTGCGGAAGAGAAAAACGATAAGCAATTACGCATGGCGGTCGATTATCTGGTGAATGAATTAGCAAAATAA
- a CDS encoding PDZ domain-containing protein, translating into MSSELLLNLKDALLYFFLNPVWLVALVAAYMLGSKRVSRERTDFNVSIRKGSAEMKHAISAGWLHGLVLSILIAGIGLIVDFNWIVMLSVVMLLVILSFSYKLASPIYYAAIAFFALWALNRWAGDVSIGTWFVQEDLDFSGTLAITVPIIAGLFLITEGMLVRRHAARHTSPLFVQTQRGGRGTIYQSKLLWIVPVVLLVPGHMVSEFAPYWPQFTLGAEKFSFIPIPLVIGFSQLVRSTFPDELFPKMGKAIAWLGAAVAAIGIGAIWMPVLGWAALLAGVVCRLLISAVISASDRNKQVMLVPQSEGVFVVAVLPDSPAEKMGIVAGDLIKSVNGISIHNEDELYDAVQVNAAHCRLQVIGRDGEVRLKQQVLFRHDHFRLGMLVVR; encoded by the coding sequence ATGTCTAGCGAACTATTACTGAATTTGAAAGATGCATTACTTTACTTTTTTCTGAACCCCGTCTGGCTGGTTGCTTTAGTGGCTGCCTATATGCTCGGCAGTAAACGGGTAAGCCGCGAGCGGACAGACTTTAATGTAAGCATACGAAAAGGTTCAGCTGAGATGAAACATGCGATTTCAGCGGGCTGGCTGCACGGACTGGTGCTGTCGATTTTGATTGCCGGTATCGGATTGATCGTCGACTTCAACTGGATTGTGATGTTATCTGTCGTTATGCTGCTCGTCATTCTCTCATTCTCTTATAAATTGGCTTCACCGATTTATTATGCAGCCATTGCATTTTTTGCGCTTTGGGCATTGAATCGCTGGGCAGGAGACGTTTCGATCGGCACATGGTTTGTACAGGAAGATCTGGACTTTTCCGGCACCCTGGCTATAACGGTGCCGATTATTGCAGGTCTGTTTCTGATCACGGAAGGCATGCTCGTTCGCCGTCATGCGGCACGTCATACGTCTCCGTTATTCGTACAGACTCAGCGCGGCGGGCGCGGTACGATCTATCAGTCAAAACTGCTGTGGATTGTGCCGGTTGTATTGCTGGTCCCGGGACATATGGTTTCAGAGTTTGCTCCATACTGGCCGCAATTTACGCTGGGCGCGGAGAAATTTTCATTTATTCCGATTCCGTTAGTGATCGGATTCTCACAGCTGGTGCGTTCTACATTCCCGGATGAACTGTTTCCTAAAATGGGGAAGGCGATTGCCTGGCTTGGCGCTGCTGTAGCGGCGATTGGAATTGGCGCGATCTGGATGCCAGTTCTCGGTTGGGCGGCTTTGCTAGCGGGCGTTGTTTGCCGCTTGCTGATCAGCGCAGTTATTTCGGCATCTGACCGCAATAAACAGGTGATGCTCGTGCCGCAGTCTGAAGGTGTCTTTGTCGTAGCGGTGCTGCCGGATTCGCCGGCAGAGAAGATGGGTATTGTAGCCGGTGATTTGATCAAGTCGGTGAACGGCATCTCGATTCACAATGAAGATGAATTGTATGATGCAGTTCAAGTGAATGCCGCACACTGCCGTTTGCAAGTAATCGGCCGCGACGGGGAAGTTCGTCTGAAGCAGCAAGTGCTGTTCCGTCACGATCACTTCCGTCTGGGCATGCTGGTTGTGCGGTAA
- a CDS encoding CsbA family protein — MQDFDTKLLLAMLLPGILVVFFTRVTFHHVVGLILTVSLIAASVYAGYTHNWMLYVADAVSLTAGFWFAARMVKNARLNQAEE; from the coding sequence ATGCAAGATTTCGATACGAAACTGTTGCTTGCGATGTTGCTGCCAGGAATTTTGGTCGTATTTTTCACCCGTGTGACATTTCATCACGTGGTCGGGTTAATTTTGACAGTGTCGCTCATTGCGGCGTCCGTCTATGCGGGATACACCCATAACTGGATGCTCTATGTGGCGGATGCTGTCTCACTTACTGCAGGTTTCTGGTTTGCAGCGCGCATGGTGAAAAATGCGCGGCTGAATCAGGCTGAGGAGTAA
- a CDS encoding AzlD domain-containing protein, whose translation MGASYWWMLLGMAVATYLPRMIPLTILDGKELPPIVSGVLRNIPFAVLGALIFPAILHIQDDILFGVIGAVTAFALSFIGLDVMFVVIGTIAALAVYSLF comes from the coding sequence ATGGGTGCTTCTTATTGGTGGATGCTGCTCGGCATGGCCGTTGCTACGTACCTGCCGCGAATGATTCCATTGACGATTCTCGACGGAAAAGAGCTGCCGCCGATTGTCAGCGGCGTATTGCGCAATATTCCGTTTGCAGTGCTTGGCGCGCTTATATTCCCCGCCATCTTACATATCCAGGATGACATCCTATTTGGCGTCATTGGCGCTGTAACAGCTTTTGCTTTGTCATTCATCGGACTCGACGTCATGTTTGTGGTCATCGGTACGATTGCGGCACTCGCCGTGTACAGTTTATTTTAA
- a CDS encoding AzlC family ABC transporter permease — protein sequence MNTTFSHGLKAGSSIAIGYFPVALTFGLLAKTTGLSIIEATAMSLFVYAGAAQYMALSLIATGVAPWLIVMNTFIVNIRHFLMTASLSEKVEPAPKWMKAIYAFGVTDETFSVLATQKNRTVTTAFAFGVAFIAYGSWVIFTAVGHVIGANLPHFLQKAMSVALYAMFIGLLVPSMKGNRKVVLLALIAAAIHCALYYSNALSTGWSILAATLGSAIFVEILYVKSDKNADRFIAQKEEY from the coding sequence GTGAATACAACGTTTTCTCATGGTCTGAAGGCAGGATCGAGTATCGCGATCGGTTACTTCCCTGTCGCGCTGACGTTCGGCCTTCTTGCCAAAACAACCGGATTGTCTATAATCGAAGCGACTGCAATGAGCCTGTTCGTGTATGCAGGAGCTGCGCAGTATATGGCGCTCAGTCTCATTGCGACCGGCGTTGCGCCCTGGCTTATTGTCATGAATACGTTTATCGTCAATATCCGGCATTTTCTCATGACCGCTTCATTAAGCGAAAAAGTGGAGCCGGCACCAAAATGGATGAAAGCCATCTATGCATTCGGTGTGACAGATGAAACATTTTCTGTTCTCGCAACGCAGAAGAACCGCACCGTGACGACCGCATTTGCATTTGGTGTCGCCTTCATCGCGTACGGCAGCTGGGTGATTTTCACCGCAGTCGGCCACGTTATTGGAGCGAATTTGCCGCATTTCCTGCAAAAAGCGATGTCCGTTGCGCTGTATGCGATGTTTATCGGGCTTCTTGTGCCTTCGATGAAAGGCAACCGCAAAGTCGTGCTGCTTGCTTTGATTGCCGCGGCGATTCATTGCGCATTATATTATTCCAATGCTTTATCTACGGGATGGTCGATTCTGGCTGCCACACTCGGTTCCGCCATCTTCGTTGAAATCCTGTATGTAAAGAGTGATAAAAATGCAGACCGATTTATTGCACAGAAGGAGGAATACTGA
- a CDS encoding TVP38/TMEM64 family protein, with protein MNEWLSIDKVEDLAEQYEALGFLMGLLPPFIEAFLPFLPLVVFVIANAIAFGFWYGFILSWAGTVAGSYVVFLLIRKYGGNKFFSFLTRPKKVQQLIHWVERNGFGPLFILICFPFTPSALVNLVAGLSKMNRKNYLFALMLGKLVMIMMITFIGYDVRALLTQPIRTLIMFVVIFLLWLVGKWFERRLARRVEDDFRSFSSLYKQDEKE; from the coding sequence ATGAATGAATGGTTATCAATTGATAAAGTAGAGGATTTGGCAGAGCAGTACGAAGCTCTTGGTTTCTTAATGGGGCTGCTGCCGCCATTTATAGAAGCTTTCCTGCCGTTTTTGCCGTTGGTCGTATTCGTAATCGCCAACGCCATCGCGTTCGGATTCTGGTACGGTTTTATCCTGTCCTGGGCAGGGACGGTTGCAGGTTCGTATGTCGTATTTCTGCTGATCCGCAAGTACGGCGGCAATAAGTTCTTCTCTTTCCTGACCCGTCCGAAGAAAGTGCAGCAGCTGATTCATTGGGTAGAGCGCAACGGCTTCGGCCCGCTGTTCATCCTGATCTGTTTTCCGTTTACCCCTTCTGCGCTGGTCAATCTGGTGGCGGGCTTGTCGAAGATGAACAGGAAGAATTATTTGTTTGCGCTGATGCTCGGTAAGCTGGTGATGATCATGATGATTACGTTTATCGGTTATGATGTGCGTGCGCTGTTGACGCAGCCGATCCGGACGCTGATTATGTTTGTAGTTATTTTCCTGCTGTGGCTGGTGGGCAAGTGGTTCGAGCGGCGGCTTGCGCGGAGGGTTGAGGATGACTTCAGAAGTTTTTCGAGTTTGTATAAGCAGGACGAAAAAGAATAA